A section of the Labrus bergylta chromosome 21, fLabBer1.1, whole genome shotgun sequence genome encodes:
- the timm23a gene encoding mitochondrial import inner membrane translocase subunit Tim23, translating into MDNNSQGAGGTKGGLGGLFGGGAPEYSNTELSGVPLTGMSPLSPYLNVDPRYLIQDTDEFILPTGANKTRGRFELAFFTIGGSCMTGAALGAVNGLRMGLKETQDMAWSKPRNVQIINMVTRQGASWANSLGSVALLYSAFGVAIEKARGAEDDVNTVAAGTLTGMLFKSGSGLKGVARGGLAGLALSGAYALYNNWDHITGSSSSSSRLY; encoded by the exons ATGGACAACAACTCCCAAGGAGCAGGGGGGACGAAAGGTGGTCTCGGGGGTCTCTTTGGAGGCGGCGCACCTGAATACTCCAACACGGAGCTCTCAGGTGTTCCCT TGACTGGAATGAGTCCTCTGTCCCCCTACCTCAATGTCGACCCTCGTTACCTGATCCAG gacACAGATGAGTTTATCCTGCCCACCGGCGCCAACAAAACCAGAGGGCGGTTTGAGCTGGCTTTCTTCACTATAGGAGGATCCTGCATGACAG GAGCGGCGCTTGGAGCTGTCAACGGTCTCAGAATGGGTTTAAAGGAGACGCAGGACATGGCGTGGTCCAAACCTCGTAATGTCCA GATTATCAACATGGTGACCAGACAGGGTGCGTCGTGGGCCAACTCTCTGGGCTCTGTTG CCTTGTTGTACAGTGCGTTTGGTGTGGCCATAGAGAAGGCCAGGGGAGCAGAGGATGACGTCAACACAGTGGCTGCTGGGACGCTAACAGGGATGCTCTTTAAATCAGGCA GTGGCCTTAAGGGTGTAGCACGAGGAGGTCTCGCTGGTTTAGCTCTGTCTGGTGCCTACGCTCTCTACAACAACTGGGACCACATCACCGGCTCCTCGTCTTCATCGTCCAGGCTGTACTAA
- the qki2 gene encoding LOW QUALITY PROTEIN: protein quaking-B (The sequence of the model RefSeq protein was modified relative to this genomic sequence to represent the inferred CDS: inserted 1 base in 1 codon): protein MVGETEVKERPKSNPDYLMQLMNDRKVMSSLPNFSXIFTHLERLLDEEIGRVRKDMYNDTVNGGMFNGRDMEELPEAIGPVAQLQEKLYVPVKEYPDFNFVGRILGPRGLTAKQLEAETGCKIMVRGKGSMRDKKKEEMNRGKPNWEHLSEDLHVLITVEDTHNRAKIKLQRAINEVKKLLVPAAEGEDNLKKMQLMELAILNGTYRDANVKTPTAGFPLATPQAPRIITGPTPVLPPALRNPAPVNTPTLMPLIRQIQSSALMPGGNPHPALVQQGPESGIIYTPYEYPYTLTPSILEYPIDSTGVLVPSSCVFAGAMTTKVRRHDKRIHPYQRVVTPDRAATATNP, encoded by the exons ATGGTCGGGGAGACAGAGGTGAAGGAGAGACCCAAGTCCAACCCGGACTATTTGATGCAGCTGATGAATGACAGGAAGGTGATGAGCTCCCTGCCCAACTTCA GCATCTTCACGCATCTGGAGCGGCTGCTGGATGAAG AGATTGGCCGGGTACGCAAAGACATGTACAACGACACGGTGAACGGCGGCATGTTCAACGGGCGGGACATGGAGGAGCTTCCCGAAGCCATTGGCCCTGTGGCTCAGCTGCAGGAGAAGCTCTACGTGCCGGTCAAAGAGTACCCAGAC TTTAACTTTGTAGGGAGGATCCTGGGCCCACGTGGGCTGACAGCCAAACAACTGGAGGCAGAGACCGGCTGCAAGATTATGGTGCGAGGAAAGGGCTCCATGAGAGACAAGAAGAAG gaggAGATGAACCGAGGGAAGCCCAACTGGGAACACCTCAGCGAGGACCTCCACGTCCTGATCACAGTGGAGGACACACACAACCGGGCCAAGATCAAGCTTCAGCGGGCCATCAACGAGGTCAAGAAACTCCTGGTGCCTGCT GCTGAGGGGGAGGACAACCTGAAGAAAATGCAGTTGATGGAACTGGCCATTCTCAATGGGACCTACAGAGACGCCAATGTCAAGACGC CCACTGCTGGCTTCCCTCTAGCGACCCCTCAGGCGCCTCGGATCATCACAGGCCCGACGCCCGTCCTGCCTCCCGCCCTGCGAAACCCCGCGCCCGTCAACACGCCGACCCTCATGCCTCTGATTCGCCAGATCCAGAGCTCAGCCCTCATGCCAGGAGGAAACCCCCACCCAGCGCTTGTGCAGCAAGGGCCCGAGTCTGGGATCATCTACACGCCCTACGAGTACCCCTACACACTCACGCCCTCAATATTGGAATACCCGATTGACTCAACTGGAGTATTAG TCCCCTCTTCCTGTGTTTTTGCAG GTGCCATGACCACTAAGGTACGACGCCACGACAAGAGAATCCATCCTTACCAAAGGGTAGTGACCCCAGACAGAG CTGCCACGGCAACTAACCCATGA